CCCTCGTGCTCGGCGCCACGGCCGCGGGCCTGCTGCGCGTCGGGCTGCCCGTCGAGAGCGAGGAGGCGCTGCTCGAGGAGCTGGCTGCGCGCGTCTCGCCGCGCGTGCTGCACGCGCCCCGCGCGTCGCTCGACGCCGCCCGCCGCCAGCTCGACGAGTACTTCGGCCGCCGCCGGCGCCGCTTCGACCTGCCCCTCGACTGGCGCCTCAGCGCGGGCTTCCGGCGCGCCGTGCTGCGCGTCACCGCGCGGATCCCGTACGGGAGCACCGCCAGCTATCGCGAGGTCGCCGGGAGGGCGGGGCGCCCGCTCGCGTTCCGCGCCGCGGGCAGCGCGCTCGCGACGAACCCCCTGCCGATCCTGGTGCCCTGCCACCGCGTGCTGCCCGCGAGCGGCGGGATCGGCGCCTACCGCGGCGGCACGCCCGCGAAGGAGCTGCTGCTCGCGCTCGAGGGCGCGTCATGAACAGCGGCCGCGAGGTGGACGGCGGAGCGCCGCGAGCGCGGCGGCTGCCGCCAGGCCGGCGGCGCCGGCCGCCGGCTCGGGAAGCCGGATCGAGCTGCTGAGGGCCCTCACGTAGGCGCCGTCGTGGAGGTCGATCCGGTAGATGCCGGGCGCAGCGACCTCCCATTGCTGGACGAGGCCTTCGGGGGGCACCGGGACCTCGTCCTCGACCGCGCCGTTGCGGAACAGCCGCAGCTGCGGGGCGATGTCTCTCGCGGGGACGTTCAGCACCTCGGCGTGGAGGGTGCCGCTCGGGTCGGGGATCGCGTCGCCCATGATGCCGGAGCCGCCGAGGTCGCCTTCGACCGAGAAGCGCAGGTCCGCGCCGTCCGCCCGGGTCTTGGCGTAGGTGTGGCCGGCGCGGATGCCGGCGAGGATCCCTTCCTCCGACAGCTCCTCGGCGTAGACGACGGTGGCGGCGTTGCCGATCGGGGAGTCGAACTCGTCGTTCGGGTCGTCCGCGCCCGCCTCGTGGGAGTCGCTGACCCCGACGGCCGCGATGCGATGGCCCTCCGCGAGGCGGTCCTCCCAGAACCCGGTGGCCCACTCGCCGAACAGGAAGAAGGTCGTCTCCGAGCCGGACGGGACCTCGATCGCCTGCACGCGCGCGTAGTCGCTCTGCTCCGGGGTGTAGTCCCAGGAGCAGCCGCGGCACAGCTGCTGGCAGAGGGGGATGCTCGACGGGCAGGACTGGGCGTGATTGATCTGGGCCAGGCCGCCGGCCGCCTCGATCTCGGCGAAGAGCTCGGCCGGCGTGCGGTCCTCGCGCAGCAGCGTGAGCGCGCCCGAGCCGGGATCGAGCTCCCAGACGGGGCCGCCGATCCGGTGGTCGAGGTAGCGGAGCGAGCGGTGCTGGTTCGCGTGGCCGTGGTAGGTGATGGTCTCCGAGCTGCGGAGGATCACCTTCCCCGGATGGTCGCCCTGGTAGCGGCCGATCTCGCCCCAGGCGCTCGGGGTCACGTAGTCGCTGAGCGCGATGAAGTCGAGCCCGGCCTTGCCTTCGCTGCGGGGGCCGAAGGCGTAGTCGAAGGTCTCCGTCATGGTCGCGTTGCCGAGCGCCGAGTGCTCGGCGTGGACGTGCAGGTCGCCGGTGTACCAGCCGGGCTCGAGGCTCGCGGGCGTCTCGTCGTAGGGGGCCGGCTGGTAGGGCTCGTCGTCGAAGGCGGGGTCGCTCGAGAGCTCGATCTCGACCCGGAAGTCGGCCTGGCCGTCGCCCCCGCTGCCCGTGTCGTCGACGACGAAGCCGGCGCCGAGCTCGACCGCCCAGGTGCCGGGCGGGAGCGGGCCGGGCAGGAAGCCGCGCGTCGTGCGGCCCGCCACGTGGCCCTTCGGATCGGCGAGGTACTCGGCCTCGCTCGAGAAGCCCTGTGCCGTGACGGAGACGTCGGGGTGGCTCGAGCCGCCCCAGCCGCGGAACTGGTCGGGGCCCCAGGGCTCGCTCTCCGCGCGCGCCTGCCACAGGCCGAGGTCCACGGTGTTGCCGCCGCCTTCCCAGCAGTACTTGACCCGGATCTGTGTCGTTCCCTCCGGGACCTCGAAGGGCAGCATGAGGTAGTCGCCGATCCGCGCCTGCGGAAAGGCGCCGCTGACGGTGAGGTCCGGGGCGATCGGGTCGCCGGGGCAGGGGCCGAGGGAGTTCGGGCCGATCGGGATCGACGGTCCCTCCTGCCCCGAGGCCGGCAGCGCCGCCGCCGCGACGAGGAGCACCAGGGCGGGGA
The window above is part of the Deltaproteobacteria bacterium genome. Proteins encoded here:
- a CDS encoding methylated-DNA--[protein]-cysteine S-methyltransferase, which codes for MSHADRRTIEATERLERQLGQNAGPHPQRWERMRRTLAERASAEGLVDVALARHDTPLGSLVLGATAAGLLRVGLPVESEEALLEELAARVSPRVLHAPRASLDAARRQLDEYFGRRRRRFDLPLDWRLSAGFRRAVLRVTARIPYGSTASYREVAGRAGRPLAFRAAGSALATNPLPILVPCHRVLPASGGIGAYRGGTPAKELLLALEGAS
- a CDS encoding CehA/McbA family metallohydrolase produces the protein MPEPRPRSVLPALVLLVAAAALPASGQEGPSIPIGPNSLGPCPGDPIAPDLTVSGAFPQARIGDYLMLPFEVPEGTTQIRVKYCWEGGGNTVDLGLWQARAESEPWGPDQFRGWGGSSHPDVSVTAQGFSSEAEYLADPKGHVAGRTTRGFLPGPLPPGTWAVELGAGFVVDDTGSGGDGQADFRVEIELSSDPAFDDEPYQPAPYDETPASLEPGWYTGDLHVHAEHSALGNATMTETFDYAFGPRSEGKAGLDFIALSDYVTPSAWGEIGRYQGDHPGKVILRSSETITYHGHANQHRSLRYLDHRIGGPVWELDPGSGALTLLREDRTPAELFAEIEAAGGLAQINHAQSCPSSIPLCQQLCRGCSWDYTPEQSDYARVQAIEVPSGSETTFFLFGEWATGFWEDRLAEGHRIAAVGVSDSHEAGADDPNDEFDSPIGNAATVVYAEELSEEGILAGIRAGHTYAKTRADGADLRFSVEGDLGGSGIMGDAIPDPSGTLHAEVLNVPARDIAPQLRLFRNGAVEDEVPVPPEGLVQQWEVAAPGIYRIDLHDGAYVRALSSSIRLPEPAAGAAGLAAAAALAALRRPPRGRCS